One stretch of Monomorium pharaonis isolate MP-MQ-018 chromosome 10, ASM1337386v2, whole genome shotgun sequence DNA includes these proteins:
- the LOC118647654 gene encoding zinc finger BED domain-containing protein 1-like, giving the protein MKNAKEKSDVWKHFKKESSTSARCILCMKVLKHGGNTTNLHNHYKKVHKMHVGTGPTSPKQSKMSSENSLKFTPGINQKETKITDSFSRINSFMEGGSSANKLTNCILFMITTENLPLSLVDSKSFRRLINTAAPMYKIPSRRTITRLIDAKYDILKESFKKHLKLGSTFTLTCDIWTDVSNQSYIGVTIHYLRHELVLSNAMIGVFPLTQNHTANYIKDTMISILESFNIDVTSIAAIVTDSTANMTKAIIDGFGLSKHLPCIAHLLSHLVPDAIKLNPPIDKIITRVKSIVTVTKRSVVASDELKRLQIRDGKTENTALKFKQDVPTRWNSTYHMIKRFLELKNYVYSVLMTCPTASTALTRDEIKILEDIVQVLGPIEFVTNEISGDSYPTSSLVIPLIHCMEATIKNCITKTLEGNAFKDSILFEIQRRFKEIESYQIFAVLTILDPRYKKMHFKSIRAASVAISHINRKLKTISTNNNTESNVIEHVEPRTNSKLNEFNVWNIHQSLVESCASSVDEPGGMNLELRQYLNQPIIPREQDVFKFWQTLRPAYPTLFVMAISYLSIVATSVPSERMFSKAGIIKSDLRSRLSGKRLNSLLFLGSLSEEIWGLD; this is encoded by the exons ATGAAGAATGCAAAGGAGAAGAGCGATGTGTGGAAACACTTCAAAAAAGAAAGCTCAACCTCTGCTCGGTGTATACTTTGTATGAAAGTATTGAAGCATGGAGGTAATACTACAAATTTACACAACCACTACAAGAAGGTACACAAAATGCATGTAGGAACAGGGCCAACGTCACCGAAACAATCAAAAATGTCTTCAGAAAACAGCTTAAAATTTACACCAGGTATAAACcag aaagaGACTAAAATTACGGACTCTTTTTCAcgcataaattcttttatgg aGGGAGGTTCTTCAGCAAATAAACTCactaattgtattttgttcATGATTACAACCGAAAATCTACCCTTATCTCTTGTGGATAGTAAAAGCTTTAGGCGTCTTATAAATACAGCGGCACCAATGTATAAGATTCCTAGCAGAAGGACCATAACTCGCCTCATAGATGCTAagtatgatattttaaaagaaagttttaaaaaacatcTAAAACTCGGGTCTACATTTACGTTAACGTGCGACATTTGGACGGACGTGAGTAACCAAAGTTACATTGGTGTAACAATACACTATTTACGACACGAATTGGTTCTATCAAACGCAATGATAGGTGTTTTCCCTCTGACGCAAAATCACACTGCCAACTATATTAAAGACACAATGATATCTATATTAGAGTCATTTAATATAGATGTAACAAGTATAGCTGCCATTGTAACTGATAGCACTGCCAATATGACGAAGGCAATCATAGATGGATTTGGTCTTTCAAAACATCTACCTTGTATCGCCCATCTTTTATCCCACTTAGTTCCAGATGCTATCAAATTGAACCCTCcaatcgataaaattattaccagAGTAAAATCTATTGTAACCGTAACAAAGCGGAGCGTTGTGGCATCTGACGAATTAAAACGTTTGCAAATACGTGATGGAAAAACTGAGAATAcggcattaaaatttaaacaggATGTGCCAACGCGTTGGAATTCAACGTATCATATGATTAAACGGTTTctagaattgaaaaattatgtttattccGTACTCATGACATGCCCAACAGCTTCGACAGCACTTACGCGCGATGAAATCAAGATTTTAGAAGATATCGTACAAGTTTTAGGCCCGATTGAATTTGTTACAAATGAAATAAGCGGTGATTCATATCCAACAAGCAGTTTAGTAATTCCGTTAATTCACTGCATGGAAGCCACCATAAAAAACTGTATTACTAAAACTCTTGAAGGCAATGCATTCAAAGACagcattttatttgaaattcaaCGACGTTTCAAAGAAATTGAATCGTATCAGATATTCGCAGTATTAACTATTCTAGACCcgcgatataaaaaaatgcattttaaatctataagaGCAGCTTCCGTTGCTATATCACATATTAATcgcaaattaaaaactatttctaCTAATAATAACACAGAGTCTAATGTAATCGAACATGTAGAACCACGAACTAACAGcaaattaaatgaatttaacGTTTGGAATATTCACCAAAGTTTAGTAGAGTCATGTGCATCATCTGTTGATGAGCCTGGTGGCATGAATCTTGAATTGCGGCAATATTTGAATCAGCCTATAATTCCACGTGAGCAAGATGTATTTAAGTTTTGGCAAACTCTTAGACCTGCGTATCCGACACTTTTTGTAATGGCAATAAGTTACTTATCTATTGTTGCGACTTCGGTACCCTCTGAACGTATGTTTTCTAAAGCTGGTATTATTAAATCAGACTTGCGAAGCAGACTGAGCGGAAAACGACTAAATAGTCTACTTTTTCTAGGTTCACTTAGTGAAGAGATTTGGGGATTAgactaa